A genomic window from Planococcus rifietoensis includes:
- a CDS encoding YdhK family protein, which translates to MIKDKMMMGALSIVAALALGACNADPSPADAPMDMDEQMDENMGENSDEMNDQMDENMDDEDGHMMNHSGSGEVPDDLEEAQDPKYAVGTQAIITTDHMSGMKDAEATIVGAYDTTVYAVSYTPEGGGDPVEDHKWVIHEELDDAPEEPYAAGDEVVLDADHMEGMDGASATIDSAEETTVYMIDFTTTDTEEEVTNHKWVTEDELAPVE; encoded by the coding sequence ATGATTAAAGATAAGATGATGATGGGTGCGCTGTCGATTGTGGCTGCTTTGGCGCTTGGTGCGTGCAACGCAGATCCGTCACCGGCTGACGCGCCGATGGATATGGACGAGCAGATGGACGAAAACATGGGAGAGAACTCCGATGAGATGAACGACCAAATGGACGAGAATATGGATGATGAAGATGGCCATATGATGAACCATTCCGGCTCCGGCGAAGTTCCGGATGACTTAGAGGAAGCTCAAGATCCTAAGTACGCTGTCGGAACGCAAGCGATCATCACGACCGATCATATGAGCGGGATGAAGGACGCTGAGGCGACGATTGTCGGCGCTTATGACACTACCGTCTATGCGGTGAGCTATACGCCTGAGGGCGGTGGTGATCCGGTTGAAGACCACAAATGGGTCATCCACGAAGAATTGGACGATGCACCTGAAGAACCTTATGCAGCTGGAGATGAAGTGGTGCTTGATGCCGACCATATGGAAGGCATGGACGGCGCTTCTGCGACCATCGATTCTGCCGAAGAGACGACTGTTTACATGATTGATTTCACTACAACAGATACCGAAGAAGAAGTGACCAACCATAAATGGGTCACAGAAGATGAATTAGCACCTGTTGAGTAA
- a CDS encoding DUF305 domain-containing protein, with protein sequence MNNYLKFGIMIGTSTFIMYWLMYLNVFEFAHVSYSETRLYMALIMGSVMAIVMLLFMWPMYKNKKANAGILAGSALIFALSLYLVRSQVLIEDTGWMKAMIPHHSIAILTSERANISDPRVRQLADEIIEAQRKEIAEMEQLIEDLENEE encoded by the coding sequence ATGAACAATTATTTAAAATTCGGAATCATGATCGGGACATCCACATTTATTATGTACTGGCTGATGTATTTGAATGTCTTTGAATTTGCGCATGTCAGCTATAGTGAAACACGACTGTACATGGCGTTGATTATGGGCTCTGTGATGGCGATCGTCATGTTGCTGTTTATGTGGCCGATGTACAAGAATAAGAAAGCGAATGCCGGAATCCTTGCCGGCAGTGCGCTGATTTTCGCCTTATCGCTTTACCTCGTACGCAGCCAAGTACTCATTGAAGACACTGGCTGGATGAAAGCGATGATCCCCCACCACTCGATCGCGATATTAACGAGTGAACGCGCGAACATTTCAGACCCGCGCGTAAGACAGCTGGCGGACGAAATTATCGAAGCCCAGCGCAAGGAAATCGCGGAGATGGAACAATTGATCGAGGACTTGGAGAATGAAGAATAA
- a CDS encoding MFS transporter, giving the protein MKKIGNKKEWRKPAILLTGIGIANFGAWVYLIALNLIVLDMTGSALAVAGLYIVKPAATLLTNFWSGSVIDRTNQRNLMITLDVLRAVLIACLPFASSLWLIYAFVLLINMAGSMFEPASMSYITKLIPEKNRQRFNAFRSLIDSGAFLIGPAVAGVLFMMGTPVTAIYLNAIALIISALILSTMPKLNKKTAATDIPTRMSWEIIRLDWRIVIAFSKRHVLVMTVFFLFSCMMVMATAIDSQEATFSKRVLGLTDGEYGFLVSVAGAGIIFGAIVNTVFTKKLTVAALIGGGSVMVSLGYLVYAFSSSFAAAAIGFFILAFSLAFANTGFHTFTQYNIPVEVMGRTVSVYGIFEALLIIVTTAIIGVASELVTVQPVVIASTAVMLGISVLLLLVSFRQSKESGLAEAALEGKTPIA; this is encoded by the coding sequence ATGAAAAAGATAGGAAACAAAAAGGAGTGGCGGAAACCCGCCATATTATTAACGGGAATCGGCATCGCGAACTTCGGGGCATGGGTGTACTTGATCGCCTTGAACTTGATCGTGCTCGATATGACTGGATCAGCACTTGCAGTCGCGGGGCTCTACATCGTCAAGCCGGCTGCGACATTATTGACGAACTTTTGGTCCGGCAGCGTCATCGACCGGACGAACCAACGCAATTTGATGATCACGCTCGATGTGCTGCGTGCCGTGCTCATCGCATGCTTGCCGTTCGCTTCCTCTTTATGGCTCATTTACGCATTCGTGCTGCTCATCAATATGGCGGGCTCGATGTTTGAACCTGCCTCGATGAGCTATATCACTAAACTGATTCCGGAGAAAAACCGCCAGCGCTTCAACGCTTTCCGCAGCCTGATCGATTCGGGCGCCTTCCTGATCGGCCCGGCAGTTGCTGGTGTCTTGTTCATGATGGGCACGCCGGTGACGGCCATTTATTTGAATGCCATTGCGCTCATCATCTCCGCGCTCATCTTGAGTACCATGCCGAAGCTCAATAAAAAAACGGCTGCTACGGACATTCCAACGCGTATGTCCTGGGAAATAATCCGCCTCGATTGGAGAATCGTCATTGCCTTCAGCAAACGCCACGTTCTTGTCATGACGGTCTTCTTTCTGTTCAGCTGCATGATGGTCATGGCCACCGCCATCGATTCGCAGGAAGCGACGTTCTCGAAGCGGGTGCTCGGCCTGACAGACGGCGAATACGGATTTCTTGTGAGCGTCGCGGGTGCTGGCATCATTTTCGGGGCCATTGTTAACACCGTGTTCACGAAAAAATTGACAGTCGCCGCTTTGATTGGCGGCGGGTCGGTGATGGTGTCACTCGGGTATCTCGTCTATGCGTTTTCGAGTTCGTTTGCCGCAGCAGCAATCGGATTCTTCATCCTGGCGTTTTCGCTTGCGTTTGCCAACACCGGTTTCCACACCTTCACGCAATACAATATCCCGGTCGAAGTCATGGGCAGGACCGTCAGCGTCTATGGGATTTTTGAAGCTTTGCTCATCATTGTGACGACCGCAATCATTGGGGTTGCGTCAGAACTGGTGACCGTGCAGCCAGTCGTTATCGCTTCGACTGCAGTCATGCTCGGCATCTCGGTCCTGCTGTTATTGGTAAGTTTCAGACAATCCAAAGAAAGCGGCTTGGCTGAAGCAGCTTTAGAAGGCAAAACGCCAATCGCATAA
- a CDS encoding DUF6366 family protein, whose translation MSNNNKPEDQRDRLQLKDQKDHAGSNVNDSTNRAQSGMPDTRGMGLKEIGGVILLLVILVIAYGLYQMFFG comes from the coding sequence ATGTCCAACAACAATAAACCAGAAGACCAGCGCGACCGCCTGCAATTGAAAGACCAAAAAGATCACGCAGGCAGCAATGTCAACGACTCGACCAACCGCGCACAAAGCGGAATGCCGGATACGCGCGGCATGGGATTGAAAGAAATCGGCGGGGTCATCTTGCTGCTGGTGATCTTGGTGATAGCTTATGGTTTGTATCAAATGTTTTTCGGTTGA
- a CDS encoding membrane lipoprotein lipid attachment site-containing protein, with protein MKKLITILFAAVLLSGCIEGEQHRYSGNSGSWSMTYKVVESQSGSQQVEGLLNYIGPETAPERIEYSMSTVTQSQSATGIPVTDGKATLQNTNCVDCGIIQEHTKIKVEIKWDGTSETFHLDEEES; from the coding sequence ATGAAGAAACTGATCACAATTTTATTCGCAGCTGTGTTGTTAAGTGGATGTATTGAAGGAGAGCAGCACCGCTATTCAGGAAACAGTGGGAGCTGGAGTATGACATATAAAGTAGTCGAGTCACAAAGCGGCAGCCAGCAAGTTGAGGGGCTGCTGAATTATATAGGGCCAGAAACAGCACCGGAGAGAATCGAGTACTCAATGAGTACGGTCACTCAAAGCCAATCGGCGACCGGTATCCCTGTGACAGATGGAAAAGCAACACTGCAAAACACAAATTGCGTGGATTGCGGAATCATTCAAGAGCATACGAAAATTAAAGTCGAGATCAAATGGGATGGTACATCAGAAACATTCCATTTGGATGAGGAAGAATCTTAA